One stretch of Lysobacter sp. TY2-98 DNA includes these proteins:
- the scpB gene encoding SMC-Scp complex subunit ScpB, giving the protein MDQTLINRIVEAALLATSQPLSLAQLRELFPEDQPAAPGAIEAAIEHLQADSANRGVELVEVASGFRFQVQADVHPWVARLWTERQTRYTRATLETLALIAYRQPITRGEIEQVRGVTVSSNIIKALEEREWIRVVGHRDVPGRPALFGTTKGFLDYFGLKRLDELPPLSELKDIGELEPQLQFDDAAGVAPPIAVAGMGDEAAADDDASDTSHVDDAANDDASDDADVANEAPVDTAEADDEDNGDSDADDDGDDLDFRSERPIQFDDSDVDDDEDENQISDAAEADVDPEAAPGERAVDENDHEQDNAVETTTVPDMTTASSDAAESNDNE; this is encoded by the coding sequence ATGGACCAGACGCTGATCAACCGCATCGTCGAAGCCGCGCTGCTGGCGACCAGCCAGCCGCTGTCGCTGGCGCAGCTTCGCGAACTGTTTCCCGAGGACCAGCCCGCCGCGCCGGGCGCGATCGAAGCGGCGATCGAGCACTTGCAGGCCGACAGCGCGAATCGCGGCGTCGAACTGGTCGAGGTCGCTTCGGGCTTCCGCTTCCAGGTGCAGGCCGACGTGCATCCCTGGGTCGCGCGCCTCTGGACCGAGCGGCAGACGCGCTACACGCGCGCCACGCTGGAAACGCTCGCGCTCATCGCCTACCGCCAGCCGATCACGCGCGGCGAGATCGAGCAGGTGCGCGGCGTCACCGTCAGCAGCAACATCATCAAGGCGCTGGAAGAACGCGAGTGGATCCGCGTCGTAGGCCATCGCGACGTCCCCGGCCGCCCGGCGCTGTTCGGCACGACCAAGGGGTTCCTCGACTATTTCGGCCTCAAGCGTCTCGATGAGCTGCCGCCCCTGTCCGAACTCAAGGACATCGGTGAACTCGAGCCGCAGCTGCAGTTCGACGATGCCGCGGGTGTCGCGCCGCCGATCGCGGTGGCGGGCATGGGCGACGAAGCCGCCGCGGACGACGATGCGTCGGACACGAGCCACGTCGACGACGCCGCGAACGACGACGCGTCCGATGACGCCGACGTCGCGAACGAAGCGCCCGTCGACACCGCCGAAGCGGACGACGAGGACAATGGCGACAGCGATGCGGACGACGACGGCGACGACCTCGACTTCCGCAGTGAACGCCCGATCCAGTTCGACGACAGCGATGTCGACGACGACGAGGACGAAAACCAGATTTCCGACGCGGCCGAAGCCGACGTCGATCCCGAAGCCGCGCCGGGTGAGCGCGCGGTAGACGAGAACGATCACGAGCAAGACAACGCCGTCGAGACGACGACCGTTCCCGATATGACGACCGCATCGAGCGATGCGGCGGAGTCGAATGACAATGAGTGA
- a CDS encoding ScpA family protein — protein MTDDLAPQATEDNPPEPASPARPQQQEMPLAVVHGQPVLQIPQDLYIPPDALEVILEAFEGPLDLLLYLIRRQNLDILDIPVADITKQYVEYIGAMHEMRFELAADYLVMAAMLAEIKSRMLLPRVTNEEGEEEDPRAELVRRLQEYERFKKAAEDIDALPRLERDTGIVQAHVPDRASVRLPPPVDLKEMLLALRDVLKRAELFTQHAIKRDALSVRQRMGELLERLADGGFHRFESLFDPVEGKLGVVVTFLGMLTLAKEQLVEIVQDEALAPIYVKSLAIMKDASEIELSSEFDTDAANDGA, from the coding sequence ATGACCGACGATCTCGCGCCGCAGGCGACCGAGGACAATCCGCCAGAACCGGCATCGCCGGCCCGCCCTCAGCAGCAGGAAATGCCGCTGGCGGTGGTGCATGGCCAGCCCGTTCTGCAGATCCCGCAGGATCTGTACATCCCGCCGGACGCGCTCGAAGTCATCCTGGAAGCGTTCGAAGGCCCGCTCGATCTGCTGCTCTACCTGATCCGCCGGCAGAATCTCGACATCCTCGACATCCCGGTCGCGGACATCACCAAGCAGTACGTCGAGTACATCGGCGCGATGCACGAAATGCGCTTCGAGCTCGCCGCCGACTACCTGGTCATGGCCGCGATGCTGGCCGAGATCAAGTCGCGCATGCTGTTGCCGCGCGTGACCAACGAGGAAGGCGAGGAAGAGGATCCGCGTGCGGAACTCGTCCGCCGCCTGCAGGAATACGAGCGCTTCAAGAAGGCGGCGGAGGATATCGACGCCCTGCCCCGTCTGGAGCGCGACACGGGCATCGTGCAGGCGCACGTGCCGGATCGCGCGTCGGTGCGCCTGCCGCCGCCGGTCGATCTGAAGGAGATGCTGCTGGCGCTGCGCGACGTGCTCAAGCGCGCCGAGCTGTTCACCCAGCACGCGATCAAGCGCGACGCGCTGAGCGTGCGACAGCGCATGGGCGAACTGCTCGAGCGCCTCGCCGACGGCGGTTTCCATCGTTTCGAATCGCTGTTCGATCCGGTGGAAGGCAAGCTTGGCGTCGTCGTGACGTTCCTCGGCATGCTCACGCTCGCCAAGGAACAGCTCGTCGAGATCGTGCAGGACGAAGCGCTGGCGCCGATCTACGTGAAGTCGCTGGCGATCATGAAGGATGCGTCCGAGATCGAACTGTCCAGCGAGTTCGACACCGACGCGGCGAACGACGGCGCATGA
- a CDS encoding YciI family protein translates to MWYVIDARDGQDVLQRRLEARPRHLERLNALRDAGRLLLAGPCPAIDAEDPGPAGFSGSLIVAEFESLEAARDWAKADPYVEAGVYASVDVRPFRKVLP, encoded by the coding sequence ATGTGGTACGTGATCGACGCACGCGATGGGCAGGACGTGCTGCAGCGCCGGCTTGAGGCCCGCCCGCGCCACCTCGAGCGCCTCAACGCTCTGCGCGACGCCGGCCGTCTGCTGCTGGCCGGTCCGTGCCCGGCCATCGACGCCGAGGATCCGGGCCCGGCCGGTTTCAGCGGCAGCCTGATCGTCGCGGAATTCGAATCGCTCGAGGCCGCGCGCGACTGGGCCAAGGCCGACCCCTACGTCGAAGCCGGTGTCTACGCCTCGGTCGACGTCCGCCCGTTCCGCAAGGTCCTGCCGTGA
- a CDS encoding BolA family protein, whose protein sequence is MKPAERPAAIRSALEAAFAPHAIEVVDESHKHAGHAGARDGRGHFKVALVSDRFAGQGPLARHRAVYAALGDLMTTDIHALSIEAHTPSEIRSR, encoded by the coding sequence GTGAAGCCGGCGGAGCGACCCGCCGCGATCCGCTCCGCCCTCGAAGCGGCGTTCGCTCCGCACGCGATCGAGGTGGTCGATGAAAGCCACAAGCACGCGGGCCACGCCGGCGCGCGTGACGGGCGCGGGCATTTCAAGGTCGCGCTCGTCAGCGACCGCTTCGCCGGCCAGGGGCCACTGGCCCGGCACCGGGCCGTCTATGCGGCCTTGGGGGATCTCATGACCACCGACATCCACGCGTTGTCGATCGAGGCGCACACACCCTCGGAAATCCGATCGCGCTGA
- a CDS encoding 6-phosphogluconolactonase codes for MIERMVFGAPAGPPLTERLPDPAGGAPLHVHRDAHVWTWAAAVAIAGELRRDLELHARCRLLVSPSDTIAPVFRALSRAPLEWERVDVGLIDERWLQPDDPDSHAAALRRHLLVDHAAVARLEPLTLAGRRLEDAVAIANAHARQLPNVLVLTMGNDGHVAALFPDSPDYPRALASKQDYISLDASFSPDAGPWTRRITATPLGLSRGLSRILLLRGEVQLRHYEVAAAATDPATSPLAAVRLAGGEPLQVHWCP; via the coding sequence ATGATCGAACGCATGGTTTTCGGAGCACCCGCCGGTCCACCCCTCACCGAGCGACTGCCCGACCCGGCGGGCGGTGCGCCCCTGCACGTCCATCGCGACGCCCACGTCTGGACCTGGGCCGCCGCCGTGGCCATCGCGGGCGAACTGCGCCGGGACCTGGAACTGCATGCGCGCTGCCGCCTGCTCGTCTCGCCGAGCGACACCATCGCCCCGGTTTTTCGCGCGCTTTCGCGCGCACCCCTGGAGTGGGAACGCGTCGATGTCGGTCTGATCGACGAGCGCTGGCTGCAGCCCGATGACCCCGACAGCCATGCCGCCGCGCTGCGCCGGCACCTGCTCGTCGACCATGCCGCGGTCGCGCGACTGGAACCGCTCACCCTGGCGGGGCGCCGGCTCGAAGACGCCGTCGCGATCGCCAACGCGCATGCACGCCAGCTGCCCAACGTGCTCGTGCTGACCATGGGCAATGATGGCCACGTCGCCGCCCTCTTCCCGGACTCGCCGGACTACCCGCGAGCGCTGGCGTCGAAGCAGGACTACATCAGCCTCGACGCTTCCTTCAGTCCGGACGCCGGGCCGTGGACGCGCCGCATCACCGCGACCCCGCTGGGGCTGTCGCGCGGCCTGTCCCGCATCCTTCTATTGCGTGGCGAAGTGCAGCTGCGCCATTACGAGGTCGCTGCCGCGGCGACCGACCCGGCGACCTCGCCCTTAGCCGCTGTCCGCCTCGCGGGCGGCGAGCCGCTGCAGGTCCACTGGTGCCCCTGA
- the smc gene encoding chromosome segregation protein SMC, which translates to MRLSTIKLSGFKSFVDPTTLHLSGNMTGVVGPNGCGKSNIIDAVRWVMGESSASRLRGDSLTDVIFAGSSARKPVSQAMVELIFDNSDHTITGEYAAFNEISVKRVVSRDGQSQYYLNGTKCRRRDITDLFLGTGLGARSYSIIEQGMISQVIEARPEDLRIYLEEAAGISKYKERRKETETRIRHTRENLDRLNDLREEVGKQLQHLARQAKQAEQYQAIQAERKIRDAEWKALEFRALDRKVQSQREKLSQQETRLQQLIAEQREAERLLEEGRVKREEAAEHLSRAQAESYEVSGALARVEQQIQHQREMSSRLQRARDEALAQLSEIANHIGSDQARLDALRNALETDEPRLEALRDEEVGRNDALRDAETKLADLQQRWDAHARSQSEASRSADVERTRIEGLDRMALDAERRREALAGERASLDVDALAESASAIVEQLETQKLSVDTLSGELESRKEALTALQERQRETQTQLADVRKQAQAARGRLSGLEALQAAALGQEQGRAMDWLRAHGLHDADRVGEALRVNDGWETAVEIALGQLIEGVLVERPESLANDLGGLAEGRLALVGNDRGGATVPNTSLAAHVEGPTAIRTMLARVHGAEDVDAGLRLLQTLPAGDVVITRSGERLGTGWVQVVRASSATQGALTREREIQSLRTEIESLVARERELEALLVELRDQLLVAEQHREDAQRSLYMAHRSVSELSGQLQSQQGKVDAARVRTERIEAELAQLTETLESAREQSRLARSNQEDAIVRMSELEDVRIELENDRRRIIETRDAARNAAREARDAAHALALTVESQRAQLAGLTQALDRMSGQRGQLDSRLGELAEQLADGDAPVRDLEEQRQVALEQRVLAEQKLTAARTAVDSIDHELRGHELIRQQRDEQSLQQREAIGQRRLELQALALKAEQLSEGIVEAGFSLEEVTATLTDDMEPQAWERTVAELDQKLRRLEPVNLAAIAEHAEAAQRKDYLDAQNTDLTTALETLEEAIRKIDRETRGRFKDTFDRVNSGIQELYPRLFGGGHAYLELTGEDLLDTGVSIMARPPGKRVSNISLLSGGEKAMTAVALVFAIFRLNPAPFCLLDEVDAPLDEANVGRFTAMVNEMSEQVQFLFVTHNKVTMEAAKQLMGVTMREPGVSRLVSVDLAEAARLAGAA; encoded by the coding sequence ATGCGTCTTTCCACGATCAAGCTGTCGGGCTTCAAGTCCTTCGTCGACCCGACCACGCTCCATCTGTCCGGCAACATGACCGGCGTCGTCGGCCCCAACGGCTGCGGCAAGTCGAACATCATCGACGCCGTGCGCTGGGTCATGGGTGAAAGCTCGGCCAGCCGCCTGCGCGGCGACTCGCTCACCGACGTCATCTTCGCCGGCTCGTCCGCACGCAAGCCGGTGTCGCAGGCGATGGTCGAGCTGATCTTCGACAACAGCGACCACACGATCACCGGCGAGTACGCGGCGTTCAACGAGATCTCCGTCAAGCGCGTGGTCTCGCGCGACGGCCAGAGCCAGTACTACCTCAACGGCACCAAGTGCCGGCGTCGCGACATCACCGATCTGTTCCTCGGCACCGGCCTCGGCGCACGCAGCTACTCGATCATCGAGCAGGGCATGATCAGCCAGGTCATCGAGGCGCGGCCCGAAGACCTGCGCATCTACCTCGAAGAAGCCGCCGGCATCTCCAAGTACAAGGAGCGCCGCAAGGAGACGGAAACGCGCATCCGCCACACGCGCGAGAACCTCGACCGCCTCAACGACCTGCGCGAGGAAGTCGGCAAGCAGCTGCAGCATCTTGCGCGGCAGGCGAAACAGGCGGAGCAGTACCAGGCGATCCAGGCGGAGCGGAAGATCCGCGACGCCGAATGGAAGGCGCTCGAGTTCCGTGCGCTCGACCGCAAGGTGCAGAGCCAGCGCGAGAAGTTGTCGCAGCAGGAAACGCGCCTGCAGCAGCTGATCGCGGAGCAGCGCGAAGCCGAGCGCCTGCTCGAGGAAGGCCGCGTCAAGCGCGAAGAAGCCGCCGAGCACCTGTCGCGCGCGCAGGCGGAGAGTTACGAAGTGAGCGGCGCGCTCGCTCGCGTCGAACAGCAGATCCAGCACCAGCGCGAGATGTCGTCGCGCCTGCAGCGCGCGCGCGACGAAGCACTCGCGCAGCTGTCGGAAATCGCAAACCATATCGGCAGTGACCAGGCGCGCCTCGATGCGTTGCGCAACGCGCTCGAAACCGACGAGCCGCGCCTGGAAGCCCTGCGCGATGAAGAAGTCGGCCGCAACGACGCCTTGCGTGATGCCGAGACCAAGCTGGCCGACCTGCAGCAGCGCTGGGACGCCCATGCACGCTCGCAGTCGGAAGCCTCGCGCAGCGCGGATGTCGAACGCACGCGCATCGAAGGCCTCGATCGCATGGCGCTCGACGCCGAACGTCGTCGCGAAGCGCTGGCCGGGGAACGCGCCAGCCTCGACGTCGATGCGCTCGCGGAATCGGCCTCGGCGATCGTCGAACAGCTCGAAACGCAGAAGCTGTCGGTCGACACGCTGAGCGGCGAACTCGAAAGCCGCAAGGAAGCGCTGACCGCGTTGCAGGAGCGCCAGCGCGAAACACAGACGCAGCTTGCCGACGTGCGCAAGCAGGCGCAGGCGGCGCGCGGGCGACTGTCCGGTCTCGAAGCGCTGCAGGCGGCGGCGCTCGGCCAGGAGCAGGGCCGCGCGATGGACTGGCTGCGCGCGCATGGCTTGCACGACGCCGATCGCGTCGGCGAAGCGCTGCGCGTGAACGACGGTTGGGAAACCGCGGTCGAGATCGCGCTGGGTCAGCTGATCGAAGGCGTGCTGGTCGAACGTCCGGAAAGTCTCGCGAACGATCTCGGGGGTCTCGCCGAGGGTCGCCTCGCTCTGGTTGGCAACGATCGCGGTGGCGCGACCGTGCCGAACACATCGCTGGCGGCGCATGTCGAAGGCCCGACGGCGATCCGCACCATGCTCGCGCGCGTGCACGGCGCCGAGGATGTCGACGCCGGTCTGCGTCTGTTGCAGACGCTGCCCGCCGGCGATGTCGTCATCACCCGCAGCGGCGAACGCCTCGGCACCGGCTGGGTGCAGGTGGTGCGCGCAAGTTCGGCGACGCAGGGAGCGCTCACGCGCGAGCGCGAGATCCAGTCGCTGCGGACCGAAATCGAATCGCTGGTCGCGCGCGAGCGCGAGCTGGAAGCGCTGCTGGTCGAACTGCGCGACCAGCTGCTCGTCGCCGAGCAGCATCGCGAAGACGCCCAGCGCTCGCTGTACATGGCGCACCGCTCGGTCAGCGAGCTCAGCGGTCAGTTGCAGAGCCAGCAGGGCAAGGTCGACGCCGCGCGCGTGCGCACCGAGCGCATCGAAGCCGAACTGGCGCAGCTCACTGAAACGCTGGAGTCCGCACGCGAACAGTCGCGTTTGGCGCGCAGCAACCAGGAAGACGCGATTGTCCGCATGTCCGAGCTCGAGGACGTGCGCATCGAGCTCGAGAACGACCGCCGCCGCATCATTGAAACGCGCGACGCTGCCCGCAACGCCGCCCGCGAAGCGCGCGATGCCGCGCATGCATTGGCGCTGACCGTCGAATCGCAGCGCGCGCAGCTCGCCGGCCTGACCCAGGCGCTGGATCGCATGAGTGGCCAGCGCGGCCAGCTCGACTCGCGCCTCGGCGAACTCGCCGAGCAGCTCGCCGACGGCGACGCGCCGGTGCGTGACCTCGAGGAGCAGCGCCAGGTCGCGCTCGAACAGCGCGTGCTCGCCGAGCAGAAGCTCACCGCCGCGCGCACGGCGGTGGACAGCATCGACCACGAGCTGCGCGGGCACGAGCTGATCCGCCAGCAGCGCGACGAGCAGTCGCTGCAGCAGCGCGAGGCCATCGGCCAGCGTCGCCTCGAACTTCAGGCGCTCGCGCTGAAGGCGGAACAGTTGTCGGAGGGCATCGTCGAAGCGGGCTTCTCGCTCGAGGAAGTCACGGCGACGCTCACCGACGACATGGAACCGCAGGCGTGGGAACGCACGGTCGCCGAGCTCGACCAGAAGCTGCGTCGACTCGAACCGGTCAACCTCGCGGCGATCGCCGAACACGCGGAGGCCGCGCAGCGCAAGGACTACCTCGATGCGCAGAACACCGACCTCACCACCGCGCTGGAAACGCTGGAAGAGGCGATCCGCAAGATCGACCGCGAGACGCGCGGCCGTTTCAAGGACACCTTCGACCGCGTCAACTCGGGCATCCAGGAGCTGTATCCGCGCCTGTTCGGCGGCGGCCACGCCTATCTGGAACTCACCGGCGAAGACCTGCTCGACACCGGCGTCTCGATCATGGCGCGCCCGCCAGGCAAGCGCGTGTCGAACATCTCGCTGCTCTCCGGCGGTGAGAAGGCGATGACGGCGGTCGCGCTGGTATTCGCGATCTTCCGCCTGAATCCCGCGCCGTTCTGCCTGCTGGACGAGGTCGACGCGCCGCTCGACGAGGCGAACGTCGGCCGTTTCACGGCGATGGTCAACGAGATGAGCGAGCAGGTACAGTTCCTGTTCGTCACCCACAACAAGGTCACGATGGAAGCGGCGAAACAGCTCATGGGCGTCACCATGCGCGAGCCGGGCGTCAGCCGACTCGTGTCCGTCGACCTCGCCGAAGCCGCGCGCCTCGCCGGCGCCGCCTGA
- the zipA gene encoding cell division protein ZipA, with protein sequence MSDMAMLRIWILVAGVVLVAAIIFFGRPKRPGQGRRVPRDGDGRRMEPTLGEQLAAELGADDASVEPTQESLDLEPRAAASSKDDLGKRTTDEFDKIVTLYLAARAGQLLSGSDIVVAAERAGLVFGHMGVFHRLVEGHPERGPVFSVANIMKPGSFDMANIQELKTPAIAFFLTLPAPVAALDAWDTMLPTAQRMAELLDAVVLDEQRNSIGRQRIAQIRDDLRAYDRQREAPPLTRPSRW encoded by the coding sequence ATGTCCGACATGGCGATGCTGCGGATCTGGATTCTCGTTGCCGGCGTGGTGCTGGTTGCCGCGATCATCTTCTTCGGTCGACCGAAAAGGCCGGGGCAGGGGCGTCGCGTGCCGCGCGATGGCGATGGCCGTCGCATGGAGCCGACGCTGGGCGAGCAGCTGGCGGCCGAACTCGGTGCGGACGACGCGTCGGTCGAGCCGACGCAGGAATCGCTGGACCTCGAACCTCGCGCCGCCGCGTCGTCGAAGGATGATCTCGGCAAGCGCACGACGGACGAGTTCGACAAGATCGTGACGCTCTATCTGGCCGCACGCGCGGGTCAGCTGCTGAGCGGTTCGGACATCGTCGTCGCCGCCGAGCGCGCGGGTCTCGTGTTCGGCCACATGGGCGTGTTCCATCGCCTGGTCGAAGGCCATCCCGAGCGCGGCCCGGTCTTCAGCGTCGCCAACATCATGAAGCCCGGCAGCTTCGACATGGCGAACATCCAGGAACTGAAGACGCCCGCGATCGCGTTCTTCCTGACGCTGCCGGCGCCGGTCGCCGCGCTGGACGCGTGGGACACCATGCTGCCGACCGCGCAGCGCATGGCCGAACTGCTCGATGCGGTCGTGCTCGACGAGCAGCGCAATTCGATCGGCCGTCAGCGCATCGCGCAGATCCGCGACGACCTGCGCGCCTACGATCGCCAGCGCGAAGCGCCGCCGCTGACGCGCCCCTCGCGCTGGTAA
- a CDS encoding PspC domain-containing protein, which translates to MATTGLFRSRHDRMIAGVIGGIARHYGWNSTLLRVIYVLVSVMSAAFPGILVYLIAWLVMPEEGS; encoded by the coding sequence ATGGCGACTACGGGACTCTTCCGCTCGCGTCACGACCGAATGATCGCCGGCGTAATCGGCGGCATCGCGCGCCACTACGGTTGGAATTCGACGCTGCTGCGCGTGATCTACGTGCTGGTCTCGGTGATGTCCGCGGCGTTCCCGGGCATCCTCGTCTATCTCATCGCCTGGCTGGTCATGCCCGAAGAGGGCAGCTGA
- a CDS encoding ABC transporter permease: MNLRRLFAIVLKELRQLRRDRITLAMIAGIPILQLVLFGYAINLNLRGLATGVCDQSHTSAARTLVMDMVATGVVAPTRVVSTPDELMTLLRRGDIDVGIVVPPDFERRRSEHREAVQVLVDGSDTAVQAAAAQLAQMPLDEAQRSTLPTEMPIGVVAFYNPERRSAVNIVPGLVGVILTMTMVLFTGVAIVRERERGNMELLIATPLSRSELMVGKVLPYAAIGLIQTTFVLALGVWLFRVPVRGSLLDVYVAAMLLILANLALGLLISTRARSQFQAMQMTFFVFLPSILLSGFMFPFSGMPRVVQWIAEVLPLTHFMRLIRGVMLRGATLVELWPDAVALVAFTAVMMSVAILRFRRQLD, translated from the coding sequence ATGAACCTGCGCCGCCTTTTCGCGATCGTCCTCAAGGAACTGCGTCAACTGCGGCGCGACCGCATCACGCTGGCGATGATCGCCGGCATTCCGATCCTGCAGCTGGTGCTGTTCGGCTACGCCATCAACCTCAACCTGCGCGGCCTGGCGACGGGCGTCTGCGACCAGTCGCATACCTCGGCGGCACGCACGCTGGTGATGGACATGGTCGCAACCGGCGTCGTCGCACCCACGCGTGTCGTGTCGACGCCCGACGAACTCATGACACTGCTGCGACGCGGCGACATCGACGTCGGCATCGTCGTCCCGCCCGATTTCGAGCGCCGCCGCAGTGAACATCGCGAAGCCGTGCAGGTGCTGGTCGACGGCAGCGACACCGCGGTGCAGGCCGCCGCCGCGCAGCTCGCGCAGATGCCGCTGGACGAGGCACAACGCAGTACGTTGCCGACCGAGATGCCGATCGGCGTCGTCGCGTTCTACAACCCGGAGCGGCGTTCGGCGGTCAACATCGTGCCCGGACTCGTGGGCGTGATTCTGACGATGACGATGGTGCTGTTCACCGGCGTCGCCATCGTGCGCGAACGCGAGCGCGGCAACATGGAGCTGCTGATCGCGACACCGCTGTCGCGCAGCGAGCTGATGGTCGGCAAGGTGCTGCCCTATGCGGCGATCGGCCTGATCCAGACCACGTTCGTGCTCGCGCTGGGCGTCTGGTTGTTCCGCGTACCGGTACGCGGCAGCCTGCTCGACGTCTACGTTGCCGCGATGTTGCTGATCCTCGCGAACCTCGCGCTCGGCCTGCTCATCTCGACGCGTGCGCGTTCGCAGTTCCAGGCGATGCAGATGACGTTCTTCGTCTTCCTGCCATCGATCCTGCTGTCGGGCTTCATGTTCCCGTTCTCGGGCATGCCGCGCGTGGTCCAGTGGATCGCCGAAGTGTTGCCGCTGACGCATTTCATGCGCCTGATTCGCGGCGTGATGCTGCGCGGCGCGACACTCGTCGAGCTCTGGCCCGACGCCGTCGCGCTCGTGGCTTTCACCGCTGTGATGATGAGCGTCGCGATCCTGCGCTTCCGGCGCCAGCTCGACTGA
- a CDS encoding ABC transporter ATP-binding protein, producing MRTRGLTRCFGDLVAVDHVDLDVPRGRVYGFLGPNGSGKSTTIRMLCGLLTPTSGDIDVLGLKIPAEADALRKRIGYMTQRFSLFEDLSIRENLEFMAAIQGLARDRAASRVDDLLHRYRLADRERQLAGTLSGGQKQRLALAAAVVHEPELLFLDEPTSAVDPESRRDFWDALFDLADRGTTLLVSTHYMDEAERCHRLAILDHGALVADGTPEDLAAKLDGRTFVVEADDTRTVRSALDGRAGVLSAAQIGHVLRVLTRTPGDASSLDSALREAGIDGRVQPVAPNLEDVFVAATRDRKRDRAPA from the coding sequence ATCCGCACGCGTGGCCTTACGCGCTGCTTCGGCGACCTCGTCGCCGTGGACCATGTTGACCTCGACGTGCCGCGTGGCCGCGTCTACGGCTTTCTAGGGCCGAACGGCTCCGGCAAATCGACGACCATCCGCATGCTCTGCGGCCTGCTGACGCCCACGTCGGGCGACATCGACGTGCTGGGGCTGAAGATTCCGGCCGAAGCCGACGCACTGCGCAAGCGCATCGGCTACATGACGCAGCGCTTCTCGCTGTTCGAGGACCTGTCGATCCGCGAGAACCTCGAATTCATGGCTGCGATCCAGGGGCTTGCGCGGGATCGCGCAGCATCGCGTGTCGATGATCTGCTGCATCGCTACCGCCTCGCTGACCGCGAACGCCAGCTCGCAGGCACGCTCAGCGGTGGACAGAAGCAACGCCTCGCACTGGCCGCCGCCGTCGTGCACGAGCCGGAGCTGCTGTTCCTCGACGAACCGACGAGCGCCGTGGATCCAGAATCGCGCCGCGACTTCTGGGACGCGTTGTTCGACCTCGCCGACCGCGGCACCACGCTGCTCGTCTCGACGCACTACATGGACGAGGCCGAGCGCTGCCACCGCCTCGCCATTCTCGACCATGGTGCGCTCGTGGCCGACGGCACGCCCGAAGACCTCGCCGCCAAGCTCGACGGCCGCACGTTCGTGGTCGAAGCGGACGACACCCGCACGGTGCGAAGCGCGCTCGACGGGCGCGCCGGCGTGCTCAGCGCCGCGCAGATCGGCCACGTGCTGCGCGTGTTGACGCGTACGCCGGGGGATGCGTCGAGTCTCGACAGCGCACTACGCGAGGCAGGCATCGACGGCCGCGTGCAACCCGTTGCGCCGAATCTCGAAGACGTGTTCGTCGCCGCGACTCGCGACCGCAAGCGCGACCGGGCGCCCGCATGA
- a CDS encoding biotin/lipoyl-binding protein — translation MKTLVRLACVAALASAGCSHDNDIALGTLEYDRVTLPAPLSEPIIAINVREGQHVTAGQVLLRFDAQRSRAQVEASVADTERQRAALSELETGPRREQIDQARSRLATAEAQVRDATAYVARLGPLLRRHFITPADYDQAVAARDSAMGAADAARAALDELLHGTRIEQIAQGEAAVAAANAQVAGQRVTLQRLDVTAPRAGIVDSLPFKLGDQPAAGATTAVLLTGDAPYARIYVPAHLRNHMSVGTRVTAYVEGRPPISGRVRMIRNEPVFTPYYALVGDDAARLSWLAEVTLDTKPATGLAAGLPVRVRVDE, via the coding sequence ATGAAGACGCTCGTCCGTCTCGCCTGTGTGGCCGCCCTCGCGTCGGCGGGCTGCTCGCACGACAACGACATCGCACTCGGGACGCTCGAGTACGACCGCGTCACCCTGCCCGCCCCGCTGTCCGAGCCCATCATCGCGATCAACGTGCGCGAAGGTCAGCACGTCACCGCCGGCCAGGTGCTGCTGCGGTTCGACGCGCAGCGCAGTCGCGCGCAGGTCGAAGCATCGGTGGCGGACACCGAACGCCAGCGTGCCGCATTGTCGGAGCTCGAGACCGGGCCGCGCCGCGAGCAGATCGACCAGGCGCGATCCCGGCTCGCGACCGCCGAAGCGCAGGTGCGTGACGCCACCGCCTACGTCGCGCGCCTCGGCCCGCTGTTGCGCCGTCACTTCATTACGCCCGCCGACTACGACCAAGCCGTGGCCGCACGCGATTCGGCGATGGGCGCCGCCGACGCCGCGCGCGCCGCGCTCGACGAGCTGTTGCACGGCACGCGCATCGAGCAGATCGCACAGGGCGAAGCGGCGGTCGCTGCGGCCAACGCGCAGGTCGCCGGGCAACGCGTCACCCTGCAACGCCTGGACGTCACTGCGCCGCGCGCCGGCATCGTCGACAGCCTGCCCTTCAAGCTCGGGGACCAGCCCGCTGCGGGTGCGACCACGGCGGTGCTGCTCACGGGCGACGCGCCCTACGCGCGCATCTATGTGCCCGCGCACCTGCGCAACCATATGAGCGTCGGCACGCGCGTCACCGCCTATGTCGAAGGCAGGCCGCCGATTTCCGGCCGCGTGCGCATGATCCGCAACGAACCCGTGTTCACGCCCTACTACGCACTGGTCGGCGACGACGCCGCACGCCTGAGCTGGCTCGCCGAGGTGACGCTGGACACGAAACCCGCGACCGGTCTCGCCGCGGGCCTTCCGGTGCGCGTGCGCGTCGATGAATGA